From Psychroflexus torquis ATCC 700755, the proteins below share one genomic window:
- a CDS encoding sensor histidine kinase, with protein MFNYKKSLRTRIFISMIALVVAASILIAGVTIYQFTQEAKELHREKLNRKENAIRANINYVLRTTTYPVDTKNLSLIFKEKIYEIQDIHNTEINIYDLDGYLLKSSFATFYMDSVETRMEPEKVESLENSAEKKYVDNFKINDQNYQSSYTYILDNYFKPIGILNLPYIEDDGFLEQELRGFLILLSQVYLIMLISAIVLAYFLSKYITRSLQSVSQKIIKTRLDQPNPKISLEEISYEIRPLIKAYNEMIDELEISALKLAKTEREEAWRQMARQVAHEIKNPLTPMRLSMQSFERKFNPNDPQIKERVNEFSKTIVQQIDNLSAIASAFSDFAKMPAQQNETLNAVEILRLALEIFNENHIHFNPEKENIKIKFDRNQLIRIITNLVKNALQATEHLENPVIEVKISTQEDDVMISVEDNGSGIPIDMQERIFEPRFTTKSSGMGLGLGMVKNIIETYKGDIKLTSKLEEGTIFTLKLPKSNTHDI; from the coding sequence ATGTTCAATTATAAAAAATCTTTACGTACTCGTATTTTTATTTCTATGATTGCTCTGGTTGTCGCTGCCTCTATACTTATTGCAGGGGTAACCATTTATCAGTTTACACAGGAGGCCAAAGAGTTGCATCGCGAAAAACTCAACCGCAAAGAAAACGCGATCCGTGCCAATATCAACTATGTCCTAAGAACGACGACTTATCCAGTAGATACTAAAAATCTATCCCTTATTTTCAAAGAAAAGATCTACGAGATTCAAGATATTCATAATACTGAAATCAATATCTACGATCTTGATGGGTACCTTTTGAAATCTTCGTTTGCGACGTTTTATATGGATTCTGTAGAAACGCGAATGGAGCCTGAAAAAGTAGAATCCCTCGAAAATTCTGCTGAAAAAAAATACGTTGATAATTTCAAAATCAATGATCAAAATTATCAATCGTCCTATACTTATATTTTAGATAATTATTTTAAGCCTATAGGGATTTTGAACCTACCTTATATCGAAGATGACGGCTTTTTAGAACAAGAGCTTCGTGGATTTTTGATTCTTCTTTCTCAAGTATATTTGATTATGCTTATATCTGCCATAGTTCTCGCCTATTTCTTATCTAAATACATCACCAGGTCTTTACAAAGTGTAAGTCAAAAAATTATAAAAACACGTCTAGACCAACCAAATCCTAAAATTTCTTTGGAAGAAATCAGTTATGAAATAAGACCACTCATCAAGGCCTATAACGAAATGATTGATGAACTTGAGATCAGCGCTTTAAAGTTAGCCAAAACAGAAAGGGAAGAAGCTTGGAGGCAAATGGCTAGGCAAGTGGCTCATGAGATTAAAAACCCATTGACCCCGATGCGTTTAAGCATGCAAAGTTTTGAGAGAAAATTTAATCCAAATGATCCCCAAATTAAAGAACGGGTTAATGAATTTTCTAAAACTATTGTTCAACAAATCGATAATTTGAGTGCTATTGCTAGTGCCTTTTCAGACTTTGCAAAAATGCCTGCTCAACAAAATGAAACTCTTAATGCTGTTGAAATTCTAAGATTAGCCTTGGAAATTTTTAATGAAAATCATATTCACTTTAATCCTGAAAAAGAGAATATAAAAATTAAGTTTGATAGAAACCAACTGATAAGGATCATTACTAATTTGGTCAAAAATGCCTTGCAAGCGACGGAACATCTAGAAAATCCCGTTATAGAAGTTAAGATTTCTACCCAAGAAGATGATGTAATGATAAGCGTTGAAGATAATGGAAGCGGAATTCCAATAGACATGCAAGAGCGTATTTTTGAGCCGAGGTTTACAACCAAATCTAGCGGAATGGGTTTAGGCTTAGGAATGGTTAAAAATATCATTGAAACTTATAAAGGAGATATAAAACTGACCTCAAAACTTGAGGAAGGCACTATCTTTACACTTAAACTACCAAAATCCAATACTCATGACATTTGA
- the hemB gene encoding porphobilinogen synthase has translation MFPLQRHRRLRQNDSIRSLIRETHLSPTDFIVPLFVVEGKGVKDEIDSMPNYYRFSLDLLAKEVKELWQMGLKSVLLFVKVEDALKDNRGVEATNPDGLMQRAIKTVKNAAPEMLVMTDVALDPYSIYGHDGIVDQGKIVNDRTNSFLAQMALSHAQAGANFVAPSDMMDGRILEIRSVLEDAHFMDTGIMSYSAKFASAFYGPFRDALDSAPVDVKGIPKDKKTYQMDFANRSEALKETFSDIDEGADIVMVKPGLCYLDIVRDIANEVEVPVAVYQVSGEYAMLKAASARGWLDHDAVMLEQLTAIKRAGASMIASYFAKDAVKLL, from the coding sequence ATGTTTCCATTGCAAAGACACCGTCGCTTAAGACAAAACGATTCTATACGATCGCTGATAAGAGAAACCCATTTAAGCCCAACTGATTTTATTGTCCCCTTATTTGTAGTTGAGGGAAAAGGCGTAAAAGATGAAATCGATTCCATGCCTAATTATTATAGGTTTAGTTTGGATTTGCTCGCCAAGGAAGTCAAAGAACTTTGGCAAATGGGATTGAAGTCAGTTTTGCTTTTTGTAAAAGTCGAAGACGCTTTAAAAGACAATCGTGGTGTAGAAGCTACAAACCCTGATGGATTGATGCAGCGAGCGATAAAGACCGTAAAGAATGCAGCTCCCGAAATGTTGGTTATGACCGATGTGGCTTTAGATCCCTACTCTATTTATGGACACGACGGTATTGTCGATCAAGGGAAAATAGTAAACGATAGAACCAATTCTTTTCTTGCTCAAATGGCTCTAAGCCATGCTCAAGCTGGAGCCAATTTTGTTGCCCCTAGCGATATGATGGATGGAAGAATCTTAGAGATTCGAAGTGTTTTGGAAGATGCTCATTTTATGGATACCGGCATTATGAGCTATTCAGCTAAGTTTGCCTCTGCTTTTTATGGTCCATTTAGAGATGCTCTAGATTCTGCTCCAGTGGATGTTAAAGGTATTCCTAAGGATAAGAAGACGTATCAAATGGATTTTGCCAATAGGAGTGAAGCTTTAAAAGAGACCTTTTCAGATATCGATGAAGGGGCAGATATCGTGATGGTAAAACCAGGACTTTGTTACCTGGATATTGTAAGAGATATAGCTAATGAAGTGGAAGTGCCTGTGGCTGTTTATCAAGTGAGTGGAGAATATGCAATGCTAAAAGCGGCTTCAGCCAGAGGCTGGTTAGATCATGATGCTGTGATGCTAGAACAACTCACAGCTATTAAGAGAGCAGGGGCTAGTATGATTGCAAGTTATTTTGCTAAAGATGCGGTCAAATTACTATAG
- a CDS encoding MATE family efflux transporter: MSKVNSEELGTKPIGALLIKQAVPASIGILVMSLNILVDTIFIGNWVGSIGIAAINVVLPVSFFIAALGMAIGIGGSSIISRALGANNDKKALKTFGNQITITLLVTITMVVVGLTFIDQLIPAFGGKGDIFDPARIYYRVVLYGVPVLALAMMGNTVIRAEGKPKFAMVAMIIPSVGNLIMDYVFINILDYGMLGAAWATTGSYILCLSYIVWFFLSKNSELKIRFSDFGFDYEILKEIGALGFVTLSRQAIVSVTYLLLNNILFDLGGESSVATYAIISRMLMFALFPVLGVTQGFLPIASYNYGAEEYGRLRETINKAIGYASAVAFIVFALIMIFPETIVSVFTQDAQVLRDTPSAMRWVFAAVPVIALQLIGSAYFQAIGKAGPALLLTLSRQGFTFIPLILILPQFYGEFGVWISFPLADILSTIITGYFLRKEVKTTLMVDEKSNQDIKAT, translated from the coding sequence ATTGGAATTTTGGTGATGTCTCTTAATATATTGGTAGACACCATTTTTATAGGCAACTGGGTCGGCTCTATTGGGATTGCTGCAATTAATGTGGTACTCCCAGTGTCTTTTTTCATTGCGGCTTTAGGTATGGCTATAGGAATTGGTGGCTCGTCTATTATTTCACGAGCCTTAGGCGCAAATAACGATAAGAAGGCGCTCAAAACCTTTGGAAATCAAATCACCATCACCTTGCTGGTTACCATTACTATGGTAGTGGTTGGTTTAACTTTTATCGATCAATTAATTCCTGCTTTTGGTGGGAAGGGTGATATTTTTGATCCAGCAAGAATCTATTATAGAGTTGTGCTATACGGTGTTCCTGTATTGGCTTTGGCCATGATGGGAAATACAGTCATTAGAGCAGAAGGTAAGCCCAAGTTTGCCATGGTGGCCATGATTATCCCATCGGTGGGTAATCTCATTATGGACTATGTCTTTATCAATATTTTAGATTATGGAATGCTTGGTGCCGCTTGGGCAACTACAGGATCGTATATTTTATGTTTATCTTATATAGTATGGTTTTTCCTTTCTAAAAATTCAGAATTAAAAATTCGATTTTCAGACTTTGGTTTTGACTATGAAATCTTGAAAGAAATCGGAGCCTTAGGCTTTGTAACCCTCTCCAGACAGGCAATTGTGAGTGTAACCTACCTTCTGTTAAACAATATATTATTCGATCTCGGCGGAGAATCATCAGTGGCTACCTATGCGATTATCTCAAGGATGCTTATGTTTGCTCTGTTCCCCGTTTTGGGAGTTACCCAAGGTTTTCTCCCTATTGCAAGTTATAACTACGGCGCTGAAGAATACGGTAGATTGAGAGAAACTATAAATAAAGCTATTGGTTATGCTTCGGCTGTGGCTTTTATTGTTTTTGCTCTCATTATGATTTTTCCAGAAACCATTGTATCGGTATTTACTCAAGATGCTCAAGTTCTTAGAGATACCCCAAGCGCTATGCGTTGGGTGTTTGCTGCTGTTCCTGTTATCGCCTTGCAATTGATAGGTTCCGCCTATTTTCAAGCCATAGGGAAAGCGGGTCCTGCCTTGTTACTCACGCTGTCTAGGCAAGGGTTTACTTTTATTCCTTTAATTTTGATTTTACCTCAATTTTACGGTGAGTTTGGGGTTTGGATTTCCTTCCCCTTAGCAGATATTTTATCCACAATCATCACTGGTTACTTTTTGAGAAAAGAAGTGAAAACAACTTTGATGGTCGATGAAAAATCAAATCAAGACATAAAGGCGACTTAA
- a CDS encoding dipeptidase, whose product MNINTYIDKHRQRFIDELVELLKIPSVSADPNFKKEVLLTADAVKINLEAAGCDKVEICETPGNPIVYGEKIIDESLPTVLVYGHYDVQPPDPLDLWSSPPFDPVIKKTEIHPEGAIFARGACDDKGQMYMHVKALEIMIQNDELPCNVKFMIEGEEEVGSVSLEWYLEHNQDKLTNDVVLISDTGMISKEVPSITTGLRGLSYVEVEVESSNRDLHSGLYGGAVANPINILSKMIASLHDDDNHITIPGFYDKVDVLSELEREKMAEAPFDLEEYKNHIGINDVHGENGYSTNERNSIRPALDVNGIWGGYTGEGAKTVIPSKAFAKISMRLVPNQDWREITDLFKTHFENIAPKSVKVKVTPHHGGQGYVTPIDSIEYKAADLAFHDVFGKAAVPQRSGGSIPIVSLFEKYLQSKTVLMGFGLNSDAIHSPNEHFGIWNYLKGIETIPYFYKHFTKLYTETNH is encoded by the coding sequence ATGAATATTAATACTTATATAGATAAACACCGACAAAGATTCATTGATGAGTTAGTGGAATTACTTAAAATTCCTTCCGTCAGCGCTGATCCTAATTTTAAAAAAGAAGTTTTGTTGACTGCTGATGCCGTAAAGATAAATTTGGAAGCTGCGGGATGTGATAAAGTTGAAATCTGTGAAACCCCAGGAAATCCAATTGTTTATGGAGAAAAAATTATAGACGAGTCCCTGCCTACGGTTTTAGTTTATGGACATTACGACGTGCAACCCCCAGATCCTCTCGATTTATGGAGCAGCCCTCCTTTTGATCCTGTGATCAAGAAAACAGAGATCCATCCCGAGGGAGCTATATTTGCTAGAGGAGCTTGCGATGATAAAGGCCAAATGTATATGCACGTGAAAGCGCTTGAAATCATGATTCAAAATGATGAATTGCCTTGCAACGTAAAATTTATGATCGAAGGCGAAGAAGAAGTTGGAAGTGTGAGTCTGGAGTGGTATTTAGAACACAACCAAGACAAACTGACCAACGATGTGGTCTTGATTTCAGATACAGGAATGATTAGCAAGGAAGTTCCTTCTATCACCACTGGGTTGAGGGGTTTGAGCTATGTTGAAGTTGAAGTCGAAAGTTCAAACCGTGATTTACACTCTGGACTGTACGGCGGAGCAGTAGCCAATCCTATTAATATTTTATCAAAAATGATCGCTTCGCTTCATGATGACGACAATCACATCACCATCCCTGGATTTTATGATAAAGTAGACGTGTTGAGCGAGCTAGAACGAGAAAAAATGGCGGAAGCCCCTTTCGATCTTGAAGAGTATAAAAATCATATCGGCATTAATGATGTTCACGGTGAAAATGGATACTCAACCAATGAGCGCAATTCCATTCGACCTGCTCTAGATGTCAATGGAATTTGGGGAGGCTATACTGGAGAGGGCGCCAAAACTGTAATTCCAAGTAAGGCCTTTGCCAAAATATCTATGCGATTAGTTCCCAATCAAGATTGGAGAGAAATCACGGACCTTTTCAAAACTCATTTCGAAAACATCGCTCCAAAAAGTGTAAAGGTGAAAGTGACCCCTCATCACGGTGGCCAAGGCTATGTCACTCCTATAGACAGTATCGAGTATAAAGCTGCAGATCTTGCTTTCCACGATGTCTTTGGCAAAGCGGCTGTCCCACAACGCAGCGGTGGAAGCATTCCCATTGTCTCCTTATTTGAAAAGTATTTGCAAAGTAAAACCGTCTTAATGGGGTTTGGACTTAACTCCGATGCCATACATTCTCCAAATGAGCATTTTGGGATTTGGAATTACTTAAAAGGGATTGAGACCATTCCATATTTCTACAAGCATTTTACAAAACTCTACACAGAAACAAATCACTAA
- a CDS encoding enoyl-CoA hydratase/isomerase family protein yields the protein MTFENLQVDIENRIATVRIDRPKKLNALNRETIEELHQAFKALLSDEDTAVVILTGSGEKAFVAGADISEFSDYSVKEGKDLAAKGQETVFDYISNFPKPVIAAVNGFALGGGLELAMSAHFRVASDNAKLGLPETSLGVIPGYGGTQRLPQLVGKGRAMEMIMTAGMIDATTAKDYGLVNHVTTIEELLPLAHKLAGKILNNSMVAISSAIAAVNDNYKDGVNGFDTEIENFGTSFGTDDFKEGTQAFLNKRKANFK from the coding sequence ATGACATTTGAAAATTTACAAGTTGATATTGAAAACCGCATTGCAACAGTGCGAATTGATAGACCTAAAAAACTAAATGCACTCAATCGTGAGACTATTGAAGAGTTACACCAGGCTTTTAAAGCTTTACTAAGCGATGAAGACACAGCTGTGGTTATTCTAACTGGTAGTGGAGAAAAGGCTTTTGTCGCTGGTGCAGATATTTCAGAGTTTTCAGACTATTCTGTGAAAGAAGGGAAGGACCTAGCAGCCAAAGGCCAAGAGACAGTATTCGATTACATCTCTAATTTTCCAAAACCAGTTATTGCAGCCGTCAATGGTTTTGCTTTGGGAGGTGGCTTGGAGTTGGCCATGTCTGCCCATTTTAGAGTGGCTAGTGATAATGCAAAACTGGGACTTCCAGAAACTTCACTAGGGGTTATTCCTGGTTATGGAGGCACACAGCGCTTGCCACAATTAGTAGGTAAAGGTAGAGCTATGGAAATGATTATGACGGCAGGAATGATCGATGCCACTACCGCAAAAGACTATGGATTGGTCAATCATGTGACGACGATTGAAGAGTTGTTACCACTAGCTCATAAACTAGCTGGAAAAATCCTTAATAATTCTATGGTAGCCATTTCTTCTGCTATCGCAGCTGTGAACGATAATTATAAAGATGGTGTGAATGGATTTGATACAGAAATTGAAAATTTCGGAACATCTTTTGGTACTGATGATTTTAAAGAAGGCACCCAGGCTTTTTTAAACAAACGCAAAGCAAATTTTAAATAA
- a CDS encoding CopD family protein — protein sequence MDYNYIKSLHLIFVITWFAGLFYVPRLFIYHIEARQKPQPDRDILSEQLKIMAKRLWYIITWPSAVLSTIFAVWLLILVPGWLEQGWMHVKLVFVGLLFAYHIKNQFIFKQFQNDDIRWTSNGMRLWNEGPTLILFAIVFLVILKNSISWIWALLGLLGLGVILMLGVKLYKRIRNPKPSV from the coding sequence GTGGACTATAATTACATCAAATCTCTTCATCTTATTTTCGTAATCACTTGGTTTGCGGGATTGTTTTATGTACCCCGTTTGTTCATATATCATATCGAAGCCCGGCAAAAGCCACAGCCAGATAGAGATATCTTAAGTGAACAGCTTAAGATCATGGCCAAACGCTTATGGTATATCATTACTTGGCCTTCGGCTGTATTGTCCACTATTTTTGCCGTTTGGCTTTTAATTCTTGTGCCAGGATGGTTAGAACAAGGGTGGATGCACGTGAAGCTTGTCTTTGTTGGTTTATTGTTTGCTTACCACATCAAAAATCAATTTATCTTTAAACAGTTTCAAAACGATGATATCCGCTGGACTTCTAATGGAATGCGACTTTGGAATGAAGGACCCACTCTTATCTTGTTTGCTATTGTTTTTCTAGTGATCTTGAAAAACTCCATCAGTTGGATATGGGCCTTGTTAGGTCTTCTTGGTTTAGGCGTCATACTTATGTTAGGCGTTAAACTTTATAAGCGAATTAGGAATCCAAAGCCTTCGGTTTGA
- the hemE gene encoding uroporphyrinogen decarboxylase encodes MIKNDLFLKALRGETVERPPVWMMRQAGRYLPDFMKLKAKYDFFTRCRTSELATEITVMPIHQVGTDAAILFSDILVVPQAMNIEVQMKPNFGPWLPNPIRDRKSLDQVIVPDVYEELGYVYEAIKMTKKELNDEVPLIGFAGSPWTIFCYCVQGQGSKNFDKAKEFCFTEPQMAHELLQKITDTTIAYLKGKVEAGVDAVQVFDSWGGMLSPVDYQEFSWPYIQQIIDALKDMIPVIAFGKGCWFALDVMAKSGASALGVDWTCSGRNARYLSGGNITLQGNFDPSRLFSPPKDIKRMVHEMIDEFGKDRYIVNLGHGILPNIPVENAKAFVEAVKEYK; translated from the coding sequence ATGATTAAAAACGATTTATTTTTAAAAGCTTTACGAGGAGAAACTGTTGAACGGCCTCCAGTTTGGATGATGAGACAAGCGGGGCGTTATCTTCCAGATTTTATGAAGCTAAAAGCCAAATATGATTTCTTTACGCGCTGCAGAACATCAGAGCTAGCCACAGAAATTACAGTGATGCCAATTCACCAAGTCGGTACCGATGCCGCTATATTGTTTAGCGATATTTTGGTAGTGCCGCAAGCGATGAATATAGAAGTGCAAATGAAACCTAATTTTGGGCCATGGCTTCCCAATCCTATACGAGATCGTAAAAGTTTAGATCAAGTGATTGTCCCCGATGTTTATGAAGAATTGGGATACGTCTACGAGGCGATAAAAATGACCAAGAAAGAATTGAACGATGAGGTTCCTTTAATCGGTTTTGCAGGCTCTCCCTGGACTATTTTCTGCTATTGTGTACAAGGACAAGGCTCCAAAAATTTTGACAAGGCCAAAGAGTTCTGTTTTACAGAACCTCAAATGGCCCATGAACTTCTTCAAAAAATCACAGATACGACTATTGCTTACCTCAAAGGAAAAGTTGAAGCTGGTGTAGACGCTGTTCAAGTTTTTGATTCTTGGGGTGGAATGCTATCACCAGTAGATTATCAAGAATTTTCTTGGCCATATATCCAGCAGATTATAGATGCCTTGAAAGATATGATCCCTGTAATTGCTTTTGGGAAAGGCTGCTGGTTTGCTTTGGATGTCATGGCAAAATCTGGGGCTTCAGCGCTTGGTGTGGACTGGACTTGCTCAGGTCGAAACGCTAGATATTTATCCGGCGGAAATATAACATTGCAGGGAAATTTTGATCCTTCTAGATTATTTTCTCCTCCCAAAGACATCAAACGAATGGTTCATGAAATGATCGACGAGTTTGGAAAAGACCGCTACATCGTGAATTTAGGACATGGTATTTTACCCAATATTCCCGTAGAAAATGCAAAAGCTTTTGTAGAGGCAGTTAAGGAGTACAAGTAG